A genomic stretch from Chloroflexota bacterium includes:
- a CDS encoding DNA phosphorothioation-associated putative methyltransferase: protein MSIPRHRTAISRVALSRPVSLALADGLIPTGATFFDYGSGRGGDVERMSDLGFAASGWDPVHWPHGELQSAYLVNLGYVVNVIEDPRERADALRTAWSLAEGVLVVAARMEWEAQNLPGVGCGDGMLTMKGTFQKFFSQEELRAWVDGVLTVRSVAAAPGVFYVFRDEVQAQRYFAARVRHRPVVVHRRTREAVYEANRAILDPLLTFVQARGREPEAFELGQAAAAIVERFGSIQRALALVRRATGDDAWGGAQTAATDDLAVYLALAAFGGRPKFTALPRDIQLDVRAFFGSYKAACERADTLLFGAGNLAALDRACREAPVGKLTPEALYIHVSALPRLSPLLRVYEGCGRALTGTVDMANVVKLHRFEPKVSYLVYPAFDREPHPALHMSVRADLRHLDVRIRDFRRWKNPPILHRKETFVAADYPRRQTFARLTAQEEQAGLFAGPASIGTQDRWTALVTSRGLRFRGHRLMRIPTLGK from the coding sequence ATGAGCATTCCGCGCCACCGCACGGCGATCAGTAGGGTCGCCCTATCGCGACCGGTCTCGCTGGCCCTAGCCGATGGCCTCATTCCGACGGGAGCGACGTTCTTCGACTATGGCAGCGGACGCGGCGGCGACGTGGAGCGTATGTCGGACCTCGGGTTCGCTGCGTCGGGCTGGGACCCCGTGCATTGGCCGCACGGGGAACTGCAATCTGCTTACCTCGTCAATCTGGGGTACGTCGTTAACGTCATAGAAGATCCGCGAGAGCGTGCTGACGCCCTACGGACAGCGTGGTCACTCGCCGAGGGCGTACTCGTGGTCGCCGCCAGGATGGAGTGGGAAGCGCAGAACTTGCCGGGGGTGGGCTGCGGCGATGGCATGCTCACGATGAAGGGCACGTTCCAGAAGTTCTTCAGCCAGGAGGAACTGCGCGCCTGGGTCGACGGTGTGTTGACGGTGCGCAGCGTGGCGGCCGCCCCTGGCGTCTTCTACGTCTTCCGCGACGAAGTTCAGGCTCAGCGCTACTTCGCCGCGCGCGTTCGCCACCGCCCCGTGGTGGTGCACCGCCGCACCCGGGAAGCGGTGTACGAGGCCAATCGCGCCATTCTGGACCCGCTTCTCACGTTCGTCCAGGCGCGCGGCCGGGAACCCGAAGCCTTTGAACTAGGTCAGGCCGCCGCGGCGATAGTGGAGCGGTTCGGAAGCATACAGCGCGCTCTCGCCCTTGTCCGCCGCGCCACGGGTGACGACGCTTGGGGTGGCGCGCAGACAGCGGCGACCGACGATCTTGCTGTGTATCTCGCCCTTGCTGCGTTCGGTGGGCGCCCCAAATTCACTGCACTCCCACGCGACATCCAACTCGACGTGCGGGCCTTCTTCGGTTCATACAAGGCAGCCTGCGAGAGGGCCGACACGCTGTTATTCGGGGCCGGCAACCTGGCGGCGCTCGACCGCGCGTGTCGAGAAGCGCCCGTCGGCAAGCTTACACCTGAGGCCCTGTACATCCACGTGAGTGCGCTGCCACGCCTTAGCCCACTGCTCCGGGTCTACGAGGGCTGCGGGCGTGCCCTTACGGGCACCGTCGATATGGCGAACGTTGTGAAGCTCCACCGGTTCGAGCCGAAAGTCTCGTACCTCGTATATCCCGCCTTCGACCGCGAGCCGCACCCAGCGCTCCATATGTCCGTGAGGGCAGATCTGAGGCATCTTGACGTCAGGATCAGGGACTTCCGCAGGTGGAAGAACCCTCCAATTCTCCATCGGAAGGAGACGTTCGTCGCAGCGGACTACCCTAGGCGACAGACATTCGCCCGCCTGACTGCACAGGAGGAGCAGGCTGGCTTGTTCGCAGGTCCTGCGAGTATCGGCACACAGGACCGATGGACGGCACTCGTCACGAGCAGAGGTTTGCGCTTCCGTGGGCACCGCCTAATGAGGATCCCGACATTAGGCAAGTAG
- a CDS encoding cysteine desulfurase, producing MPTPPPIYLDHHATTPVDHRVATAVLRAMTTDFGNANSVEHLFGEAAAHLVADARREVAALVGAEPRGVHFTSGSSESIRLAVGHAVSSCQHRPLRLALMAVEHRAVLDTVAAHEARGDVSVLWLPVDGRARLDLAALEAVCRDGVDLVCVMAANNEVGTLYPIDEVARIAGRAGALTLVDATQAAGRIPIQLAAWEITYLTMSAHKMYGPKGVGALVAPRELELRPVHGHTPGTGDGTPNVPGIVGLGEACRLRRLEMSADESRMAAQRDRLQALLLAGIDELVINGDCEHRLSNNLHVSIPGVPNDAVVARLRRHVALSTGAACSSGADTPSHVLHAMGLPAALQEGALRIGTGKFTADEEIERAAEHITKAVAGTRAAVRGALV from the coding sequence CTGCCCACCCCACCCCCCATCTACCTGGACCACCACGCGACTACGCCAGTCGATCATCGCGTGGCCACCGCCGTGCTGCGGGCCATGACCACCGACTTCGGTAATGCAAACAGTGTGGAGCACCTCTTCGGTGAAGCAGCGGCCCATCTCGTCGCCGATGCGCGCCGCGAGGTGGCCGCGTTGGTCGGTGCGGAGCCGAGGGGCGTGCATTTCACGTCGGGATCCAGTGAGAGCATCCGCCTCGCCGTCGGACACGCGGTCTCAAGTTGTCAGCACCGACCATTGCGCTTGGCGCTCATGGCAGTCGAGCATCGTGCAGTCCTCGACACCGTCGCCGCTCACGAAGCGCGGGGCGACGTTTCGGTCCTTTGGCTGCCGGTTGATGGGCGGGCCAGGCTAGACCTGGCGGCGCTCGAGGCGGTCTGCCGCGATGGTGTTGATCTGGTCTGCGTCATGGCCGCCAACAACGAAGTGGGCACGCTTTATCCGATCGATGAGGTCGCGCGGATCGCCGGTCGGGCCGGGGCGTTGACCTTGGTCGACGCGACCCAGGCGGCCGGCCGGATCCCGATCCAGCTTGCTGCCTGGGAGATCACGTACCTCACGATGAGCGCCCACAAGATGTACGGGCCGAAGGGCGTCGGCGCCCTGGTGGCCCCGCGTGAACTGGAACTCCGTCCCGTACACGGCCATACGCCTGGCACGGGTGACGGGACACCGAACGTGCCGGGCATCGTGGGGCTCGGCGAGGCGTGCCGGCTGCGTCGGCTCGAAATGAGCGCGGACGAATCGCGAATGGCTGCCCAGCGCGACCGGCTCCAGGCGCTCTTGCTCGCGGGCATCGATGAGCTGGTCATCAACGGCGATTGTGAGCATCGGCTCAGCAATAACTTACATGTATCGATCCCTGGGGTCCCGAACGACGCCGTTGTCGCGCGGCTACGCCGCCACGTTGCGCTCTCGACGGGAGCGGCTTGCTCGTCCGGCGCCGACACACCCTCCCACGTACTCCACGCGATGGGGCTCCCTGCGGCCTTGCAGGAGGGTGCGCTGCGTATCGGCACCGGAAAGTTCACGGCTGACGAGGAAATCGAGCGCGCGGCCGAACATATCACGAAGGCAGTCGCTGGTACCCGCGCTGCCGTGCGAGGAGCCTTGGTATGA
- a CDS encoding DUF4007 family protein: MRFSGHESFACRYAWLPKAYRAIDEDPAAFADEERAMVRLGVGKNMVRSIRFWVEVTGVAAPQPDRTLEPTRFGRAVFADNGFDPFLEDARTLWLLHWNIATRVEDPLFAWDFLLYKWPYAELTRTEALAALMREARRRNVSHSEVTLGQHLDIFLHTYIATRTAKGGFEDSLDCPLAELELLHQVGERRADGSGRREPVYAFRREAKPEVATALFEFCLDDYWRQHRPVEATRAYRDVATAPGSIGQVFKLPEDDIRSRLDAYALNDSPRPFRYQPSAVQGLVSRRDVRERDFLAAVYLEEGNGG, from the coding sequence ATGAGGTTCTCCGGACACGAGAGCTTTGCGTGCCGGTACGCGTGGCTGCCCAAGGCGTACCGCGCGATCGACGAGGATCCCGCCGCGTTCGCGGACGAGGAGCGGGCCATGGTGCGCCTGGGCGTCGGCAAGAACATGGTCCGATCGATCCGCTTCTGGGTCGAGGTCACGGGGGTAGCCGCCCCGCAACCGGACAGGACCCTGGAGCCCACCCGCTTCGGGCGGGCGGTCTTCGCCGACAACGGCTTCGACCCGTTCCTCGAGGACGCGCGGACGCTCTGGCTGCTCCACTGGAACATCGCGACCCGCGTCGAGGACCCGCTCTTCGCCTGGGACTTTCTCCTATACAAATGGCCTTACGCTGAACTGACGCGAACCGAAGCCCTCGCCGCGCTCATGCGCGAAGCGCGGCGGCGCAACGTGTCCCACTCCGAGGTCACGCTGGGCCAACACCTGGACATCTTCCTCCACACGTACATCGCGACGCGGACGGCCAAAGGCGGGTTCGAGGACTCGCTGGACTGCCCATTGGCCGAGTTGGAACTGCTCCACCAGGTGGGCGAGCGCCGCGCCGATGGTTCCGGGCGCCGCGAGCCGGTCTACGCCTTCCGCCGGGAAGCCAAGCCCGAGGTCGCGACGGCGCTCTTCGAGTTCTGCTTGGACGACTACTGGCGGCAGCATCGGCCAGTTGAAGCGACGCGTGCCTACCGTGACGTGGCCACCGCCCCGGGCAGCATAGGCCAGGTGTTCAAGCTCCCTGAAGACGACATCCGCAGCCGCCTGGACGCCTATGCGCTGAACGACTCACCACGGCCGTTCCGCTACCAGCCATCGGCCGTCCAAGGTCTCGTGTCTCGCCGCGATGTCCGGGAACGCGACTTCTTGGCCGCCGTGTACCTGGAGGAGGGCAACGGTGGGTGA
- a CDS encoding phosphoadenosine phosphosulfate reductase family protein codes for MTDTIRHILSLSGGKDSAALAIYMRDRVPQMEYIFHDTDKELPETLDYLARLEAILGKPVTRTSTVDNFDHWLVVYGGMLPSNHRRWCTKMLKLKPFEAYVGDDPVINYVALRADEKRVGYISTKPNITTVYPFQEDGLVRADIIRILEESGLGLPPYMAWGRTRSGCFFCFYQQKIEWVRLKETHPDLFEEAKRYEEQSVLHGEAFYWNQRESLAELERPERVAEIKANWEAAQARKRAQRKNLPLVETLGGLVVDDEPLEREGCLICSI; via the coding sequence ATGACAGACACCATCCGCCACATCCTGAGCCTCTCCGGCGGTAAGGACAGCGCGGCGCTCGCTATCTACATGCGGGACCGTGTGCCGCAGATGGAGTACATCTTCCACGACACCGATAAGGAGTTGCCTGAGACACTCGACTACCTCGCGCGACTCGAGGCGATCCTGGGCAAGCCGGTCACCCGGACATCCACGGTCGACAACTTCGACCATTGGCTCGTGGTCTACGGTGGGATGCTTCCATCCAACCACCGGCGGTGGTGCACCAAGATGCTCAAGCTCAAGCCGTTCGAGGCCTACGTCGGCGATGACCCCGTCATCAACTACGTGGCGCTAAGGGCGGATGAGAAGCGAGTGGGTTACATCTCCACCAAGCCCAACATCACGACTGTCTACCCATTCCAGGAGGATGGGCTCGTCCGCGCGGACATAATTCGCATCCTCGAAGAGTCCGGCCTGGGCCTCCCGCCTTACATGGCCTGGGGCCGCACGCGCTCGGGCTGCTTCTTCTGCTTCTACCAGCAAAAGATCGAGTGGGTGCGACTCAAGGAAACCCACCCGGACCTCTTCGAAGAAGCCAAGAGGTACGAGGAGCAGAGCGTCCTCCACGGCGAGGCGTTCTACTGGAACCAGCGCGAGTCGCTCGCGGAACTGGAGCGCCCGGAGCGCGTCGCCGAAATCAAGGCTAATTGGGAGGCGGCGCAGGCCCGTAAGCGCGCGCAGCGCAAGAACCTACCGCTTGTGGAAACCCTCGGCGGCCTGGTCGTTGACGATGAGCCCCTGGAGCGTGAGGGGTGCCTGATTTGTTCGATCTAG
- a CDS encoding sensor histidine kinase: MTFKVAARTLLHLGAELISSDAVALQELIKNAFDAGSKRATVDVVVRVFYATVGELAEQLRQEEEHGRNGHDGAASSAALPHLRRALQDAVDPTAPGAKALVRQAVEAADWATLRDALTEANYLVVADMGEGMSLENLRGAFLTIGTRSRHAARLQQRSDGPLARGQRPILGEKGVGRLSAMRLGTRLHVESSKAGESHWNVLDINWSVFSHESDALLDEFHVAPRRGAPKERPQESGTRIRISGLTSEWTRERLDELAKYEFSKLTDPFTETPVFPIQLRYNGEPVSIPRFNRLLLENAHATVRASFEEAPPADAAGDGVGGMRVTGTIRYRSRERVFALDGTHLASVAGSPPRVLRSLGPFDIEIYWYNRRILTALEGIGDRRLVLRLVNEWGGGLMVFRDGFRVLPYGGPEDDWLGLDRIALGSPGYKVNRTQLIGRVSISSVRNPALTDQTNREGLRDSDEKRALIQLLRYVIQTEFRTFLNQTDAADRPREPVPVEELGGRVEEEEQEIRKNLAQLVQRVPALHEQQPLLEAISGAVDRLHALMDEVRELASQYEAGRGQLLNLAGIGLTVEMLAHELNRATEHALHTLAEAPGVGLPRQVEALVRTLETQLKTLQKRLRILDPLSTTGRQRKELFDVVELVRDTIEAHRDRFEREHIDVRLVVEPHTSRPRLPIRAVKGMVVQILENLIANSVYWLRQQRTLDPSHPSWIRIVVDTEAKTLSVTDNGPGVAPEFKGRIFEAFFTTKPAGMGKGLGLFIAREIAKYHGVELFLAEPPTGPQGTYHTFVLTLEGMK, translated from the coding sequence ATGACGTTCAAGGTCGCGGCGCGCACGCTGCTCCATCTCGGCGCCGAACTGATCAGCTCCGACGCGGTCGCGCTCCAGGAGCTGATCAAGAACGCCTTCGACGCCGGCTCCAAGCGGGCCACGGTCGACGTCGTCGTCCGGGTGTTTTACGCGACGGTGGGCGAGCTCGCCGAACAGCTGCGTCAAGAGGAGGAACACGGGCGCAACGGCCACGACGGCGCGGCCTCCAGCGCGGCGTTGCCACACCTGCGCCGTGCGCTGCAGGACGCAGTGGACCCCACCGCTCCCGGTGCGAAGGCGCTGGTGCGGCAGGCCGTTGAGGCGGCGGACTGGGCGACGCTGCGGGACGCGCTCACGGAAGCCAATTACCTGGTCGTGGCGGACATGGGCGAGGGCATGTCACTGGAGAATCTCCGGGGCGCCTTCCTGACGATCGGCACCCGATCGCGGCATGCCGCGCGCCTGCAGCAGCGCTCGGACGGACCGCTCGCCAGGGGTCAGCGGCCCATCCTCGGCGAAAAGGGCGTGGGCCGACTGTCGGCGATGCGGTTGGGCACGCGCCTGCACGTCGAGTCCAGCAAGGCCGGGGAGTCCCACTGGAACGTGCTCGACATCAATTGGTCGGTGTTCTCACACGAGTCGGACGCCCTGCTCGACGAATTCCACGTGGCGCCCCGACGTGGCGCGCCGAAGGAGCGCCCTCAGGAGTCGGGCACCCGCATCCGTATCTCCGGTCTCACGTCGGAGTGGACCAGAGAGCGGCTCGACGAACTCGCCAAGTACGAGTTCAGCAAGCTGACGGATCCGTTCACCGAGACGCCGGTATTCCCGATTCAGCTCCGGTACAACGGCGAGCCCGTCTCCATCCCGCGCTTCAACCGGCTGCTGCTGGAGAATGCCCACGCCACCGTGCGCGCCTCGTTTGAGGAAGCGCCGCCCGCGGACGCCGCCGGCGACGGCGTCGGGGGCATGCGCGTCACGGGGACGATCCGCTACCGCAGCCGGGAGCGCGTCTTCGCGCTCGACGGGACCCACCTAGCGTCCGTTGCAGGGAGCCCGCCGCGTGTCCTCCGATCGCTGGGCCCCTTCGACATCGAAATCTACTGGTACAACCGCCGCATCCTCACGGCACTCGAGGGCATCGGCGACCGGCGCCTGGTGCTACGGCTGGTCAACGAGTGGGGCGGCGGCCTCATGGTATTCCGCGACGGCTTCCGCGTACTGCCGTACGGCGGCCCCGAGGACGACTGGCTGGGCCTCGACAGGATCGCGCTGGGGTCGCCCGGGTACAAGGTGAACCGCACGCAGCTGATCGGACGGGTCAGCATTTCCAGCGTGCGGAACCCGGCGCTCACCGATCAGACGAATCGCGAGGGCTTGCGCGACTCGGACGAAAAGCGCGCCCTGATCCAGCTCTTACGGTACGTCATCCAGACGGAGTTCCGCACCTTCCTCAACCAGACGGACGCCGCTGACCGCCCGCGCGAGCCGGTCCCAGTTGAAGAGCTTGGGGGGCGCGTCGAGGAGGAGGAGCAGGAAATCCGGAAGAACCTCGCCCAACTCGTGCAGCGCGTGCCGGCGCTACACGAGCAGCAGCCGCTGCTCGAAGCCATCAGCGGTGCCGTTGACCGGCTTCACGCCCTCATGGATGAAGTGCGGGAACTGGCGTCTCAGTACGAGGCGGGGCGCGGCCAACTGCTCAACCTGGCGGGCATTGGCCTCACCGTGGAGATGCTCGCTCACGAGCTGAACCGTGCGACCGAGCACGCCCTCCACACCCTCGCCGAAGCGCCGGGCGTGGGACTGCCTCGGCAGGTCGAGGCGCTCGTCCGCACCCTCGAGACCCAGTTGAAGACCCTGCAGAAGCGGCTGCGCATTCTGGATCCACTGAGCACGACCGGGCGGCAGCGCAAGGAGCTCTTCGACGTCGTCGAGCTGGTGCGCGACACCATCGAGGCGCACCGCGATAGGTTTGAGCGCGAGCACATCGACGTGCGGCTCGTCGTCGAACCCCACACATCGCGCCCGCGACTGCCGATTCGCGCCGTCAAGGGCATGGTCGTCCAGATCCTGGAGAACCTGATCGCGAACTCGGTGTACTGGCTCCGGCAGCAGCGGACGCTCGACCCAAGCCACCCCTCCTGGATACGCATCGTCGTCGATACGGAGGCGAAGACCCTCTCCGTCACTGACAACGGGCCCGGCGTCGCGCCCGAATTCAAGGGGCGCATCTTCGAGGCCTTCTTCACGACCAAGCCGGCCGGCATGGGCAAGGGGTTGGGGCTGTTCATCGCGCGCGAGATCGCCAAGTACCACGGGGTGGAGCTGTTCCTTGCCGAGCCGCCCACGGGCCCGCAGGGGACCTACCACACGTTTGTTCTCACGCTCGAGGGGATGAAGTGA
- a CDS encoding helix-turn-helix domain-containing protein has product MPGLQETLPLSSADVAALFRMSERAIRLWAAKGELPHMRTLGGGRLLYPADEIAALYAEHYAGALPRGRNPARAPARNSRRGAS; this is encoded by the coding sequence ATGCCAGGACTGCAGGAGACCCTGCCACTGAGCTCGGCGGATGTAGCTGCGCTGTTCCGAATGAGCGAGCGGGCAATCCGTCTGTGGGCTGCGAAAGGAGAACTGCCTCATATGCGCACCCTCGGCGGCGGCCGGCTCCTGTATCCAGCCGACGAGATTGCCGCGCTCTACGCGGAGCATTACGCGGGCGCGCTTCCGCGCGGACGGAATCCGGCTCGGGCCCCCGCGCGCAACAGCAGGCGAGGCGCATCGTGA